A region from the Campylobacter blaseri genome encodes:
- a CDS encoding sensor histidine kinase, whose amino-acid sequence MVEIFYKNRVFIIFSIIFLSFMIGNYMLNRSFAKEILVNEQINLLSASSNKIEKWIDGKKSSLNGISSLIQNQNIKDIEDILIKSSKIANFATVYVGYENGVTISSRFFNKPKNYIPKNRPWYINTINQDEIYITKPYIDVGLKVSVVSICQKVNNKNEIYGVLCGILTLKEIKNQISNLPMENGSKIFLIDENHNILYDEKNETKIFDLDLDLYKKLGYETSDEIITIKPIENSKLILVAKTPKKNIYNKINEQFIINFIIYIFSILLFLLLVVIYNKISKSKDEIINKTNKMLEMFVENSEKGILILTAKKEIVFYNKRLFEILNSEFESYDEFIKILPLKPAKKILDFMHNPSYSLNSKSSFRFIYDIKESYFEIQILHIFTNSNYEGAILFLDDISEKYRFEEYKKEHERMLFAQTKMAELGQMISAISHQWAQPLNALSVFLGNLMQFKKMRKLNDEIFYDNLNRSLKNIDYMSKTMHMFKNFYRFEDKKQIFDVKKAIEDTIFILFSQNSKINIKVTFDKNIKLKCNNYLNDFTQIIACLIQNSKQALEQVQFPKIVISIKAENGFFLISVIDNGIGLKSETLEQIFTPFFSTKKSSGLGLYISKLMAHKKCGGDLKVLKPKNPTVFLLKISDGFKDDK is encoded by the coding sequence ATGGTAGAGATATTTTATAAAAATAGAGTTTTTATAATTTTTTCTATCATTTTTCTATCATTTATGATTGGCAATTATATGCTTAACCGCTCATTTGCTAAAGAAATTTTAGTAAATGAGCAGATTAATCTACTCTCAGCATCTAGCAATAAGATTGAAAAATGGATAGATGGCAAAAAATCAAGCCTTAATGGGATAAGCTCTTTAATTCAAAATCAAAATATAAAAGATATTGAAGATATATTAATAAAAAGCTCTAAAATTGCAAATTTTGCGACAGTTTATGTTGGATACGAAAATGGAGTTACTATTTCTAGCAGATTTTTTAATAAACCAAAAAATTATATTCCTAAAAATAGACCTTGGTACATAAACACGATTAATCAAGATGAAATTTACATAACAAAACCATATATTGATGTTGGTCTTAAGGTATCTGTTGTATCAATATGTCAAAAAGTTAACAATAAAAATGAAATTTATGGTGTTTTATGCGGCATATTAACTCTTAAAGAGATTAAAAATCAAATTTCAAATCTACCAATGGAAAACGGAAGTAAAATTTTTTTAATTGATGAAAATCATAATATCTTATATGATGAAAAAAATGAAACTAAGATATTCGATCTAGATTTGGATTTATATAAAAAATTAGGATATGAGACATCTGATGAGATAATAACGATAAAACCTATAGAAAATTCTAAATTAATTTTAGTTGCAAAAACTCCCAAAAAAAATATATATAATAAAATAAATGAACAATTTATAATAAATTTTATTATATATATTTTTAGCATTTTACTTTTTTTGCTTCTTGTTGTGATTTATAATAAAATTTCTAAAAGTAAAGATGAAATCATAAATAAAACTAACAAAATGCTTGAGATGTTTGTTGAAAATAGCGAAAAAGGAATTTTAATATTAACAGCCAAAAAAGAGATAGTTTTTTATAATAAACGTCTATTTGAGATACTAAACAGTGAGTTTGAAAGCTATGATGAGTTTATAAAAATTTTACCATTAAAACCAGCTAAAAAAATTTTAGATTTTATGCATAATCCTAGCTATTCTTTAAACTCAAAAAGTAGCTTTAGATTCATTTACGATATCAAAGAGAGTTATTTTGAGATTCAAATTTTACATATTTTTACAAATTCTAACTATGAAGGAGCCATACTCTTTTTAGATGATATCAGTGAAAAGTATAGATTTGAAGAGTATAAAAAAGAGCACGAAAGAATGCTTTTTGCACAAACAAAGATGGCAGAACTTGGGCAGATGATTTCAGCTATATCACATCAATGGGCACAGCCTTTAAATGCGCTTAGTGTTTTTTTAGGAAATTTAATGCAGTTCAAAAAGATGAGGAAGTTAAATGATGAAATTTTTTATGATAATTTAAATAGATCTTTAAAAAATATTGATTATATGAGTAAAACTATGCATATGTTTAAAAACTTTTATAGATTTGAAGATAAAAAGCAAATTTTTGATGTTAAAAAAGCTATAGAAGATACTATTTTTATTCTTTTTTCTCAAAATTCTAAAATAAATATCAAAGTCACTTTTGATAAAAATATAAAGTTAAAATGCAACAACTACTTAAATGACTTTACTCAGATAATAGCTTGCTTAATTCAAAATTCAAAACAGGCATTAGAACAAGTTCAATTTCCTAAAATAGTGATATCAATTAAGGCTGAAAATGGCTTTTTTCTTATAAGTGTTATTGATAATGGTATAGGGTTAAAAAGTGAAACTTTGGAACAAATTTTCACACCTTTTTTTAGTACGAAAAAGAGTAGTGGGCTCGGATTATACATATCAAAACTAATGGCTCATAAAAAATGCGGTGGCGATTTAAAGGTTTTAAAGCCTAAAAACCCAACTGTTTTTTTACTTAAAATAAGTGATGGTTTTAAAGATGATAAATGA